One Amaranthus tricolor cultivar Red isolate AtriRed21 chromosome 10, ASM2621246v1, whole genome shotgun sequence genomic window carries:
- the LOC130826136 gene encoding two-component response regulator ORR3-like: MGMAAEPQFHVLAVDDSLIDRKLIERLLKSSSYQVTTVDSGSKALEFLGWQEQPPSVSPGSHQEVEVNLIITDYCMPGMTGYDLLKKVKESSSLKNIPVVIMSSENVPSRITRCLEEGAEEFFLKPMRLSDVNRLKPHMLRAKYGKQQQQLLEDCQKPEPIPVDQPPPPPPPQQEQEQEPKQQKEELHKIQQEQPQQTQVQVHQQQNNSKRKSMEDGLSPDRTRPRYNDLTTVV, translated from the exons ATGGGAATGGCAGCTGAACCTCAGTTTCATGTTTTAGCTGTTGATGATAGTTTAATAGATAGAAAGCTTATTGAAAGGCTTCTCAAGAGTTCTTCTTACCAAG TTACAACAGTGGATTCTGGTAGTAAAGCTTTAGAATTTCTGGGTTGGCAAGAACAACCTCCTTCTGTTTCTCCTGGTAGTCATCAG GAAGTAGAAGTGAATCTTATTATAACAGACTATTGTATGCCTGGAATGACTGGCTATGATTTGCTAAAGAAAGTCAAg GAATCCTCATCACTGAAAAACATACCAGTAGTTATAATGTCATCTGAGAATGTCCCTTCTAGAATCACCAG ATGCTTGGAGGAAGGCGCGGAAGAATTCTTCCTTAAGCCCATGCGGTTGTCTGATGTAAATCGGCTCAAACCCCACATGTTGAGAGCCAAATATGGGAAACAACAGCAACAATTGCTTGAAGATTGTCAAAAACCGGAGCCAATACCCGTCGATCAACCACCACCTCCGCCTCCAccacaacaagaacaagaacaagaaccaAAACAACAAAAGGAAGAGcttcataaaattcaacaaGAACAGCCGCAACAAACGCAAGTACAGGTACATCAACAACAAAACAATAGCAAGCGAAAATCCATGGAAGATGGACTCTCGCCCGATAGAACTAGACCAAGATACAATGATCTTACCACTGTGGTCTAA